One genomic segment of Panicum virgatum strain AP13 chromosome 2N, P.virgatum_v5, whole genome shotgun sequence includes these proteins:
- the LOC120659216 gene encoding sister chromatid cohesion protein SCC2-like isoform X2, with protein sequence MNKARKEPVFPLDDINSRRENLRNELTPDSVASKKPKVRKKEIDNSVSSSGLSIPSSQEVIANFCEMVEDFCGRVENLDDVDGGDWLSIPLNDVKDLVNEITSVRSKRILHEVPMGTVTRLLHVIDRQIQCSQGLSIDAKENPDAEPLVFSALESVHAALAIMTHHNMPKQLYQEELIERIIDFSRRQITDCMAASNPTFRAIHKPAENVANDGDDDEEDVENGPVSKKRRTTANLNMRKSSNRVSASVYSAVQKLCLILGFLKELLTTVRLSDSCILQLAKTCFTTFLVDNMQLLQLKAIGVICTVFSSYTQHRSYLVDETIALLRKLQFSRNAVRTYHLADEEQKQIQMITALLVHLVQFSAIVPDSLKGTVDWSTIVDAPVDASYPIKCHEAATEACCLFWTSVLQRFTAAKSQDMSEAKGIIDNLVQDLLTILNLPEYPAAASILEVLCVLLLQNAGLKSKDTNARCFAIDILGGIASRLKRDSVACSEEKLWILQELTDAGRDGSKILKNKCCVCLGGRGINIACDVCGRCFHSDCMGSGSHDNLQRDSVCPLCFCNQQLTVLQSYCQLQTKENGKRTAASVSKKSSAPAEVPAVDIVQQILLSYLQEAGPQDDGNLFTRWFYLCIWNKDDPHSEEKIIYYLARLKSKEILRDSGNCLVISRDWAKKICLALGQKNSFSRGFDKILALLLASLRENSPVIRAKALRAVSSIVEADPEVLGDKRVQSAVEGRFCDSAISVREAALELVGRHIASHPDVGLKYIEKVAERIKDTGLSVRKRAIKIIRDLCASNPNTDTTHAFVEIISRVNDEESSVQDLVCKTFYELWFEEPTGSHKHLVADGSSVPMEIAKKTEQIVDMLRKMPNYHPLITVIKRNLTLDFLPQSTKASGVNSSMVASLRKRCELICKRLLERILQVEEGAANEMEIHALPYIVALQAFCIVDPTLCIPVTDPSKFVVTLQPYLKIQIDSKSAAQLLESIIFVIDAVLPLIRKPPQTVVVELEQDLKQMIVRHSYLTVVHACIKCLCALSKSAARGPLLLEYLVNVFYKHLSGTNSDSQLLGRSLFCLGMLLRYGYQLMLTSENQLDYPKIINLLQRRYLLRDDFNLKVRALQTLGNILIAKPECMLQKEIMNLIEATLSSGVDHRLKIQGLQNLYEYLRDAESQLTAESTGKPPVQSAINGGSEVPVAAGAGDTNICGGIIQLYWSSILERCLDTNDQVRQSALKIVEVVLRQGLVHPITCVPHLIALEMDPVEGNSKLAHHLLMNMHEKYPSFFESRLGDGLQMSFIFFETTLSNHKLAANAKSNPIAFVKPGITRIYRLIRSIRNSRNKFVHSIVRKFEPDDRNRSTVSFLVYCAEVLASLPFTCPDEPLYLIYDINRVIHFRAGAIEANLKKWTSMDQPQDAAGMATLPGESHVVMHEPGVSYNNNVGYIPERTNNNPCSTSDVDMAKVQEDCYDAIALQLLLKLKRHLKIVYSLTDARCQAFSLKEPPKSGETLPKQNIPFNIGNDNISLPSCLQDVASVYQHFKTVLREDSMDFGVYTPSVQRKRPTPRSTSRVRRTAATSVTRARGGGRGDDDDTDDDDWAGGARVLDFSAQSSGGRVTRQRVQV encoded by the exons ATGAACAAAGCACGGAAGGAACCTGTATTTCCTCTGGATGACATCAACTCACGCAGAGAGAATCTTCGT AATGAACTAACCCCAGATTCAGTCGCTTCAAAGAAGCCAAAAGTTAGGAAGAAAGAAATTGATAATTCTGTTTCAAGTTCTGGCCTCAGCATTCCTAGTAGTCAAG AAGTAATCGCCAACTTCTGTGAGATGGTGGAGGATTTCTGCGGAAGAgtcgaaaatcttgatgatgtagATGGCGGTGACTGGTTGTCAATACCACTAAATGATGTTAAGGATCTTGTTAATGAAATTACATCAGTTCGATCCAAAAGGATATTGCATGAGGTTCCTATGGGCACAGTTACAAGGTTATTACATGTGATAGACCGTCAGATCCAATGTTCTCAAGGTTTGTCGATAGATGCCAAGGAAAAT CCTGATGCTGAACCTCTGGTTTTCTCGGCTTTGGAGTCCGTTCATGCAGCGTTAGCAATTATGACGCACCATAATATGCCAAAGCAGCTGTATCAAGAAGAA CTTATTGAGCGAATTATTGATTTCTCAAGGCGTCAGATCACTGATTGTATGGCAGCAAGTAACCCAACCTTCCGAGCTATCCACAAACCAGCTGAAAATGTTGCAAATGATG gagatgatgatgaagaggatgtGGAAAATGGACCGGTTAGCAAAAAGAGACGTACTACTGCTAATCTAAACATGAGAAAATCTTCAAACAG AGTTTCTGCTTCTGTTTACTCTGCTGTGCAGAAACTATGCTTGATATTGGGTTTTCTTAAGGAACTGCTCACAACAGTGCGCTTATCAGATAGTTGTATTCTGCAGTTAGCAAAAACCTGCTTTACTACATTCTTGGTGGACAATATGCAGCTACTACAATTGAAAGCAATTGGGGTTATTTGCACG GTTTTTTCATCATACACACAACACAGGAGTTACTTGGTTGATGAAACAATTGCCCTTCTTCGTAAGTTGCAGTTTTCAAGAAATGCTGTTAGAACTTACCATCTGGCAGACGAAGAACAAAAGCAAATCCAGATGATAACAGCACTGTTAGTTCACCTGGTTCAGTTTAGTGCAATTGTTCCTGATAGCTTAAAGGGAACAGTTGATTGGAGCACTATTGTCGATGCCCCAGTTGATGCTAGTTATCCAATTAAATGCCATGAAGCGGCAACAGAGGCTTGTTGCCTTTTCTGGACTAGTGTCCTTCAACGTTTTACTGCAGCTAAATCTCAAGATATGTCAGAAGCCAAAGGAATAATAGATAATCTTGTTCAGGATTTGCTAACGATACTAAACTTGCCGGAGTATCCAGCTGCTGCTTCTATTCTTGAG GTCCTCTGTGTATTGCTGCTTCAAAATGCTGGATTGAAATCTAAGGACACTAATGCTCGGTGCTTTGCTATTGACATACTTGGTGGTATTGCATCGAGATTGAAGCGTGATTCTGTAGCCTGTAGTGAGGAGAAGCTTTGGATATTGCAAGAGCTCACTGATGCAGGCAGAGATGgctcgaaaattttgaaaaacaaATGTTGTGTTTGTCTTGGCGGAAGAGGTATCAATATAGCCTGTGATGTTTGTGGAAGATGTTTCCATTCAGATTGTATGGGGTCTGGTAGTCATGATAATTTACAACGTGATAGTGTTTGCCCCTTGTGTTTTTGTAATCAACAACTCACTGTGTTACAGTCATATTGCCAGTTACAAACCAAAGAGAACGGCAAAAGAACTGCTGCCTCGGTTAGTAAGAAATCTTCTGCACCAGCTGAGGTGCCAGCAGTGGATATTGTGCAACAGATACTACTGAGTTATCTCCAGGAAGCTGGTCCACAAGATGATGGGAACCTGTTTACTCGATG GTTCTATCTATGCATCTGGAACAAGGATGATCCACATTCTGAAGAGAAGATTATCTACTATCTTGCTAGATTAAAGTCTAAGGAGATTCTGCGTGATTCTGGCAATTGTTTGGTAATTTCCAGAGATTGGGCAAAGAAAATTTGCTTGGCACTTGGCCAGAAGAATTCATTTTCAAGGGGTTTTGATAAAATTCTTGCCCTTCTATTG GCTAGCTTGAGAGAGAATTCTCCTGTAATAAGGGCAAAGGCTTTACGTGCG GTCAGCAGTATAGTTGAAGCTGACCCTGAGGTCTTGGGTGACAAACGTGTCCAGTCTGCCGTTGAAGGGAGGTTTTGTGATTCGGCTATTTCTGTTCGTGAAGCTGCCCTTGAGCTTGTTGGAAGGCATATTGCTTCACATCCTGATGTGGGCCTAAAG TATATTGAAAAAGTTGCCGAGCGAATAAAGGACACAGGACTAAGCGTTCGCAAACGTGCAATTAAAATTATAAGGGATCTTTGTGCTTCAAATCCAAACACGGACACAACACATGCCTTTGTGGAGATTATTTCTCGTGTTAATGATGAGGAGTCCAGTGTACAG GATCTTGTATGTAAAACATTTTATGAGCTATGGTTTGAAGAACCAACTGGGAGTCATAAGCACTTGGTTGCTGATGGTAGTTCAGTTCCAATGGAGATTGCTAAAAAGACTGAGCAAATTGTTGATATGTTGAGGAAGATGCCCAATTACCACCCCCTTATTACTGTTATAAAACGTAACTTGACTCTTGATTTTCTCCCTCAGTCAACCAAGGCTTCAGGAGTTAACTCGTCCATGGTGGCATCACTTCGGAAGCGTTGTGAATTGATATGCAAGCGCTTGTTAGAAAGAATATTGCAG GTTGAGGAAGGAGCTGCTAATGAGATGGAAATCCATGCTCTTCCTTATATTGTTGCCCTGCAAGCATTTTGTATTGTTGATCCCACCCTCTGCATTCCAGTAACTGATCCTTCCAAGTTTGTTGTGACGCTACAACCATACCTTAAGATTCAG ATCGACAGTAAATCAGCTGCCCAGTTGCTTGAAAGTATAATATTCGTGATTGATGCTGTTCTTCCACTCATAAGGAAGCCACCACAAACTGTGGTTGTAGAACTTGAGCAGGATCTGAAGCAGATGATAGTTCGGCATTCCTATTTGACAGTTGTACATGCATGTATCAA GTGCCTTTGTGCCCTTAGCAAATCAGCTGCTAGAGGTCCATTATTACTGGAATACCTTGTTAATGTTTTCTACAAGCATCTGTCTGGCACTAATTCAGATAGTCAG CTATTAGGTCGATCCCTGTTTTGTCTTGGAATGCTCCTTCGGTATGGTTATCAATTGATGTTGACATCTGAAAATCAGCTTGATTATCCAAAGATTATCAATTTGCTCCAGAGAAGATATCTTCTCAGGGATGATTTCAACTTGAAGGTTCGAGCTTTGCAG ACTTTGGGAAACATACTTATCGCGAAGCCCGAATGTATGCTACAAAAGGAAATCATGAATCTCATAGAGGCAACACTATCTTCTGGCGTCGATCATAGGTTAAAG ATTCAAGGACTTCAAAACCTCTATGAGTATCTCCGAGATGCTGAAAGCCAACTTACTGCTGAGAGTACTGGGAAGCCTCCTGTACAATCTGCAATAAATGGTGGAAGTGAAGTTCCtgttgctgctggtgctggagaCACCAACATATGTGGTGGTATTATCCAATTGTATTGGAGTTCTATTCTTGAAAGGTGCTTGGATACAAATGACCAAGTTCGCCAGAGTGCGCTTAAG ATTGTTGAAGTTGTACTTCGCCAGGGTTTAGTTCATCCTATTACCTGTGTTCCGCACCTTATTGCACTTGAAATGGACCCAGTGGAGGGGAACTCGAAGTTGGCTCATCATCTACTAATGAATATGCATGAAAA GTATCCTTCATTTTTTGAAAGCCGCTTAGGTGATGGCCTACAAATGTCATTTATATTCTTTGAGACCACACTCAGCAACCATAAACTTGCAGCAAACGCCAAATCAAATCCGATTGCATTTGTCAAACCTGGGATAACTAGAATATACCGTCTTATCCGTTCAATTCGAAATTCAAGAAACAAATTTGTCCACTCAATAGTTCGGAAATTCGAGCCTGATGACCGGAACCGCTCCACAGTTAGCTTTCTTGT ATACTGTGCCGAAGTTCTTGCCTCACTGCCATTCACATGCCCTGATGAACCACTTTATTTGATATATGATATAAATCGAGTTATTCACTTTAGAGCAGGAGCAATTGAGGCCAATTTGAAAAAGTGGACTTCTATGGATCAACCTCAAGATGCGGCGGGTATGGCAACATTGCCAGGAGAGAGTCATGTTGTCATGCATGAGCCTGGAGTATCTTACAACAATAATGTGGGATATATTCCTGAAAGGACGAATAACAATCCTTGCAGTACATCAGATGTAGATATGGCCAAAGTTCAG GAGGATTGCTATGACGCAATAgccctccaactcctcctcaaATTGAAGAGACATTTGAAAATTGTTTATAGTCTAACTGATGCCCGCTGTCAG GCATTTTCTCTAAAGGAACCACCAAAATCTGGAGAAACACTCCCCAAGCAGAATATTCCTTTTAACATTGGAAACGATAACATCAGTCTGCCAAGCTGCCTGCAGGATGTAGCTTCTGTGTACCAG CATTTCAAGACGGTGCTGCGCGAAGATTCCATGGACTTTGGTGTGTACACCCCTTCTGTGCAGAGGAAGCGCCCAACCCCAAGAAGTACGTCGAGAGTAAGGAGGACAGCCGCCACAAGTGTTACAAGAGCCCGTGGTGGTGGCcgtggtgatgatgatgatactgATGACGATGACTGGGCCGGGGGGGCAAGAGTGCTGGACTTCAGCGCTCAGTCGAGTGGTGGTCGTGTAACAAGGCAAAGGGTCCAAGTATGA
- the LOC120659216 gene encoding sister chromatid cohesion protein SCC2-like isoform X1, which yields MDPAGAGGGGRAGFERACRLPNTVHSEIAPALPLPTLPPTLGFDDLRDDEPLAAPDRPDMIMQAANIARILADTDVSHLGFTDADSVDVDPSQCSWLWREVLKHNPDAFKPNKAPAPPPTSQGAHEGPEYQIQSEKHFEHFTTNMNKARKEPVFPLDDINSRRENLRNELTPDSVASKKPKVRKKEIDNSVSSSGLSIPSSQEVIANFCEMVEDFCGRVENLDDVDGGDWLSIPLNDVKDLVNEITSVRSKRILHEVPMGTVTRLLHVIDRQIQCSQGLSIDAKENPDAEPLVFSALESVHAALAIMTHHNMPKQLYQEELIERIIDFSRRQITDCMAASNPTFRAIHKPAENVANDGDDDEEDVENGPVSKKRRTTANLNMRKSSNRVSASVYSAVQKLCLILGFLKELLTTVRLSDSCILQLAKTCFTTFLVDNMQLLQLKAIGVICTVFSSYTQHRSYLVDETIALLRKLQFSRNAVRTYHLADEEQKQIQMITALLVHLVQFSAIVPDSLKGTVDWSTIVDAPVDASYPIKCHEAATEACCLFWTSVLQRFTAAKSQDMSEAKGIIDNLVQDLLTILNLPEYPAAASILEVLCVLLLQNAGLKSKDTNARCFAIDILGGIASRLKRDSVACSEEKLWILQELTDAGRDGSKILKNKCCVCLGGRGINIACDVCGRCFHSDCMGSGSHDNLQRDSVCPLCFCNQQLTVLQSYCQLQTKENGKRTAASVSKKSSAPAEVPAVDIVQQILLSYLQEAGPQDDGNLFTRWFYLCIWNKDDPHSEEKIIYYLARLKSKEILRDSGNCLVISRDWAKKICLALGQKNSFSRGFDKILALLLASLRENSPVIRAKALRAVSSIVEADPEVLGDKRVQSAVEGRFCDSAISVREAALELVGRHIASHPDVGLKYIEKVAERIKDTGLSVRKRAIKIIRDLCASNPNTDTTHAFVEIISRVNDEESSVQDLVCKTFYELWFEEPTGSHKHLVADGSSVPMEIAKKTEQIVDMLRKMPNYHPLITVIKRNLTLDFLPQSTKASGVNSSMVASLRKRCELICKRLLERILQVEEGAANEMEIHALPYIVALQAFCIVDPTLCIPVTDPSKFVVTLQPYLKIQIDSKSAAQLLESIIFVIDAVLPLIRKPPQTVVVELEQDLKQMIVRHSYLTVVHACIKCLCALSKSAARGPLLLEYLVNVFYKHLSGTNSDSQLLGRSLFCLGMLLRYGYQLMLTSENQLDYPKIINLLQRRYLLRDDFNLKVRALQTLGNILIAKPECMLQKEIMNLIEATLSSGVDHRLKIQGLQNLYEYLRDAESQLTAESTGKPPVQSAINGGSEVPVAAGAGDTNICGGIIQLYWSSILERCLDTNDQVRQSALKIVEVVLRQGLVHPITCVPHLIALEMDPVEGNSKLAHHLLMNMHEKYPSFFESRLGDGLQMSFIFFETTLSNHKLAANAKSNPIAFVKPGITRIYRLIRSIRNSRNKFVHSIVRKFEPDDRNRSTVSFLVYCAEVLASLPFTCPDEPLYLIYDINRVIHFRAGAIEANLKKWTSMDQPQDAAGMATLPGESHVVMHEPGVSYNNNVGYIPERTNNNPCSTSDVDMAKVQEDCYDAIALQLLLKLKRHLKIVYSLTDARCQAFSLKEPPKSGETLPKQNIPFNIGNDNISLPSCLQDVASVYQHFKTVLREDSMDFGVYTPSVQRKRPTPRSTSRVRRTAATSVTRARGGGRGDDDDTDDDDWAGGARVLDFSAQSSGGRVTRQRVQV from the exons ATGgatcccgccggcgccggcggagggggCCGGGCCGGCTTCGAGCGGGCGTGCCGCCTGCCCAACACCGTCCACTCCGAGATCGCGCCCGCGCTGCCGCTCCCCACCCTCCCGCCCACGCTCGGCTTCGACGACCTCCGCGACGACGAGCCCCTCGCCGCCCCCGACCGCCCCGACATGATCATGCAGGCCGCCAACATCGCCCGCATCCTCGCCGACACCGACGTCTCCCACCT GGGCTTCACTGATGCGGACAGCGTCGACGTCGATCCCAGCCAGTGCTCCTGGCTCTGGAGGGAGGTGCTCAAGCACAACCCCGACGCCTTCAAGCCCAACAAGGCCCCTGCGCCCCCGCCTACCTCGCAAG GTGCACATGAAGGCCCAGAATATCAAATTCAAAGTGAGAAGCATTTTGAGCATTTTACAACTAATATGAACAAAGCACGGAAGGAACCTGTATTTCCTCTGGATGACATCAACTCACGCAGAGAGAATCTTCGT AATGAACTAACCCCAGATTCAGTCGCTTCAAAGAAGCCAAAAGTTAGGAAGAAAGAAATTGATAATTCTGTTTCAAGTTCTGGCCTCAGCATTCCTAGTAGTCAAG AAGTAATCGCCAACTTCTGTGAGATGGTGGAGGATTTCTGCGGAAGAgtcgaaaatcttgatgatgtagATGGCGGTGACTGGTTGTCAATACCACTAAATGATGTTAAGGATCTTGTTAATGAAATTACATCAGTTCGATCCAAAAGGATATTGCATGAGGTTCCTATGGGCACAGTTACAAGGTTATTACATGTGATAGACCGTCAGATCCAATGTTCTCAAGGTTTGTCGATAGATGCCAAGGAAAAT CCTGATGCTGAACCTCTGGTTTTCTCGGCTTTGGAGTCCGTTCATGCAGCGTTAGCAATTATGACGCACCATAATATGCCAAAGCAGCTGTATCAAGAAGAA CTTATTGAGCGAATTATTGATTTCTCAAGGCGTCAGATCACTGATTGTATGGCAGCAAGTAACCCAACCTTCCGAGCTATCCACAAACCAGCTGAAAATGTTGCAAATGATG gagatgatgatgaagaggatgtGGAAAATGGACCGGTTAGCAAAAAGAGACGTACTACTGCTAATCTAAACATGAGAAAATCTTCAAACAG AGTTTCTGCTTCTGTTTACTCTGCTGTGCAGAAACTATGCTTGATATTGGGTTTTCTTAAGGAACTGCTCACAACAGTGCGCTTATCAGATAGTTGTATTCTGCAGTTAGCAAAAACCTGCTTTACTACATTCTTGGTGGACAATATGCAGCTACTACAATTGAAAGCAATTGGGGTTATTTGCACG GTTTTTTCATCATACACACAACACAGGAGTTACTTGGTTGATGAAACAATTGCCCTTCTTCGTAAGTTGCAGTTTTCAAGAAATGCTGTTAGAACTTACCATCTGGCAGACGAAGAACAAAAGCAAATCCAGATGATAACAGCACTGTTAGTTCACCTGGTTCAGTTTAGTGCAATTGTTCCTGATAGCTTAAAGGGAACAGTTGATTGGAGCACTATTGTCGATGCCCCAGTTGATGCTAGTTATCCAATTAAATGCCATGAAGCGGCAACAGAGGCTTGTTGCCTTTTCTGGACTAGTGTCCTTCAACGTTTTACTGCAGCTAAATCTCAAGATATGTCAGAAGCCAAAGGAATAATAGATAATCTTGTTCAGGATTTGCTAACGATACTAAACTTGCCGGAGTATCCAGCTGCTGCTTCTATTCTTGAG GTCCTCTGTGTATTGCTGCTTCAAAATGCTGGATTGAAATCTAAGGACACTAATGCTCGGTGCTTTGCTATTGACATACTTGGTGGTATTGCATCGAGATTGAAGCGTGATTCTGTAGCCTGTAGTGAGGAGAAGCTTTGGATATTGCAAGAGCTCACTGATGCAGGCAGAGATGgctcgaaaattttgaaaaacaaATGTTGTGTTTGTCTTGGCGGAAGAGGTATCAATATAGCCTGTGATGTTTGTGGAAGATGTTTCCATTCAGATTGTATGGGGTCTGGTAGTCATGATAATTTACAACGTGATAGTGTTTGCCCCTTGTGTTTTTGTAATCAACAACTCACTGTGTTACAGTCATATTGCCAGTTACAAACCAAAGAGAACGGCAAAAGAACTGCTGCCTCGGTTAGTAAGAAATCTTCTGCACCAGCTGAGGTGCCAGCAGTGGATATTGTGCAACAGATACTACTGAGTTATCTCCAGGAAGCTGGTCCACAAGATGATGGGAACCTGTTTACTCGATG GTTCTATCTATGCATCTGGAACAAGGATGATCCACATTCTGAAGAGAAGATTATCTACTATCTTGCTAGATTAAAGTCTAAGGAGATTCTGCGTGATTCTGGCAATTGTTTGGTAATTTCCAGAGATTGGGCAAAGAAAATTTGCTTGGCACTTGGCCAGAAGAATTCATTTTCAAGGGGTTTTGATAAAATTCTTGCCCTTCTATTG GCTAGCTTGAGAGAGAATTCTCCTGTAATAAGGGCAAAGGCTTTACGTGCG GTCAGCAGTATAGTTGAAGCTGACCCTGAGGTCTTGGGTGACAAACGTGTCCAGTCTGCCGTTGAAGGGAGGTTTTGTGATTCGGCTATTTCTGTTCGTGAAGCTGCCCTTGAGCTTGTTGGAAGGCATATTGCTTCACATCCTGATGTGGGCCTAAAG TATATTGAAAAAGTTGCCGAGCGAATAAAGGACACAGGACTAAGCGTTCGCAAACGTGCAATTAAAATTATAAGGGATCTTTGTGCTTCAAATCCAAACACGGACACAACACATGCCTTTGTGGAGATTATTTCTCGTGTTAATGATGAGGAGTCCAGTGTACAG GATCTTGTATGTAAAACATTTTATGAGCTATGGTTTGAAGAACCAACTGGGAGTCATAAGCACTTGGTTGCTGATGGTAGTTCAGTTCCAATGGAGATTGCTAAAAAGACTGAGCAAATTGTTGATATGTTGAGGAAGATGCCCAATTACCACCCCCTTATTACTGTTATAAAACGTAACTTGACTCTTGATTTTCTCCCTCAGTCAACCAAGGCTTCAGGAGTTAACTCGTCCATGGTGGCATCACTTCGGAAGCGTTGTGAATTGATATGCAAGCGCTTGTTAGAAAGAATATTGCAG GTTGAGGAAGGAGCTGCTAATGAGATGGAAATCCATGCTCTTCCTTATATTGTTGCCCTGCAAGCATTTTGTATTGTTGATCCCACCCTCTGCATTCCAGTAACTGATCCTTCCAAGTTTGTTGTGACGCTACAACCATACCTTAAGATTCAG ATCGACAGTAAATCAGCTGCCCAGTTGCTTGAAAGTATAATATTCGTGATTGATGCTGTTCTTCCACTCATAAGGAAGCCACCACAAACTGTGGTTGTAGAACTTGAGCAGGATCTGAAGCAGATGATAGTTCGGCATTCCTATTTGACAGTTGTACATGCATGTATCAA GTGCCTTTGTGCCCTTAGCAAATCAGCTGCTAGAGGTCCATTATTACTGGAATACCTTGTTAATGTTTTCTACAAGCATCTGTCTGGCACTAATTCAGATAGTCAG CTATTAGGTCGATCCCTGTTTTGTCTTGGAATGCTCCTTCGGTATGGTTATCAATTGATGTTGACATCTGAAAATCAGCTTGATTATCCAAAGATTATCAATTTGCTCCAGAGAAGATATCTTCTCAGGGATGATTTCAACTTGAAGGTTCGAGCTTTGCAG ACTTTGGGAAACATACTTATCGCGAAGCCCGAATGTATGCTACAAAAGGAAATCATGAATCTCATAGAGGCAACACTATCTTCTGGCGTCGATCATAGGTTAAAG ATTCAAGGACTTCAAAACCTCTATGAGTATCTCCGAGATGCTGAAAGCCAACTTACTGCTGAGAGTACTGGGAAGCCTCCTGTACAATCTGCAATAAATGGTGGAAGTGAAGTTCCtgttgctgctggtgctggagaCACCAACATATGTGGTGGTATTATCCAATTGTATTGGAGTTCTATTCTTGAAAGGTGCTTGGATACAAATGACCAAGTTCGCCAGAGTGCGCTTAAG ATTGTTGAAGTTGTACTTCGCCAGGGTTTAGTTCATCCTATTACCTGTGTTCCGCACCTTATTGCACTTGAAATGGACCCAGTGGAGGGGAACTCGAAGTTGGCTCATCATCTACTAATGAATATGCATGAAAA GTATCCTTCATTTTTTGAAAGCCGCTTAGGTGATGGCCTACAAATGTCATTTATATTCTTTGAGACCACACTCAGCAACCATAAACTTGCAGCAAACGCCAAATCAAATCCGATTGCATTTGTCAAACCTGGGATAACTAGAATATACCGTCTTATCCGTTCAATTCGAAATTCAAGAAACAAATTTGTCCACTCAATAGTTCGGAAATTCGAGCCTGATGACCGGAACCGCTCCACAGTTAGCTTTCTTGT ATACTGTGCCGAAGTTCTTGCCTCACTGCCATTCACATGCCCTGATGAACCACTTTATTTGATATATGATATAAATCGAGTTATTCACTTTAGAGCAGGAGCAATTGAGGCCAATTTGAAAAAGTGGACTTCTATGGATCAACCTCAAGATGCGGCGGGTATGGCAACATTGCCAGGAGAGAGTCATGTTGTCATGCATGAGCCTGGAGTATCTTACAACAATAATGTGGGATATATTCCTGAAAGGACGAATAACAATCCTTGCAGTACATCAGATGTAGATATGGCCAAAGTTCAG GAGGATTGCTATGACGCAATAgccctccaactcctcctcaaATTGAAGAGACATTTGAAAATTGTTTATAGTCTAACTGATGCCCGCTGTCAG GCATTTTCTCTAAAGGAACCACCAAAATCTGGAGAAACACTCCCCAAGCAGAATATTCCTTTTAACATTGGAAACGATAACATCAGTCTGCCAAGCTGCCTGCAGGATGTAGCTTCTGTGTACCAG CATTTCAAGACGGTGCTGCGCGAAGATTCCATGGACTTTGGTGTGTACACCCCTTCTGTGCAGAGGAAGCGCCCAACCCCAAGAAGTACGTCGAGAGTAAGGAGGACAGCCGCCACAAGTGTTACAAGAGCCCGTGGTGGTGGCcgtggtgatgatgatgatactgATGACGATGACTGGGCCGGGGGGGCAAGAGTGCTGGACTTCAGCGCTCAGTCGAGTGGTGGTCGTGTAACAAGGCAAAGGGTCCAAGTATGA